The Engystomops pustulosus chromosome 4, aEngPut4.maternal, whole genome shotgun sequence genome contains a region encoding:
- the PIGB gene encoding GPI mannosyltransferase 3 isoform X2, translating to MTFSYGYLTWEWSEGLRGFTYPLLFAILYKMLYWTGKDDVFLLIWLPRLIQAVFSSIADIKLYSLVKRMENSNVAKWVYFSQLCSWFTWYCSSRTLTNTMEAVLGTLALYYYPLEGSRTKSSTKYLFFVALAFLVRPTAPILWVPLLLYHFSKEQKKLDLILLHCLPVGLLALGGSVIIDWMYFGEWTVVQWNFLKFNVLQNIGSFYGSHPWHWYMTQGFPVIMGTHLPFFIHGCIVAPRRYRVLLVAIVWTVLIYSTLSHKEFRFIYPVLPLCMIFCGFSLTNIKRLKKPAIGFLVLSNLLPALYTGLVHQRGALDIMSNVQQLCQKQNSSLLILMPCHSIPHYSHVHCPITMNFLECPPDLGDHDTYVDEADLFYASPLAWLNAEFYDHKRLPTHLVMFSVLEKDINPFLITHNYVRTASVFHTHLPEGRIGSHIYLYERQLQ from the exons ATGACATTCAG TTATGGCTACCTAACTTGGGAATGGAGTGAAGGCTTGAGAGGGTTCACATACCCCCTGCTGTTTGCTATCctatataaaatgttatattgGACTGGTAAGGATGATGTCTTCTTACTG atttggcTGCCTAGACTGATACAGGCTGTATTTTCCAGCATCGCAGATATTAAACTATACAGTTTAGTAAAGCGCATGGAAAACTCAAATGTGGCAAAATGGGTG TACTTCAGTCAGCTGTGCTCCTGGTTTACATGGTACTGCTCCTCCAGAACCCTTACAAACACCATGGAAGCAGTACTTGGCACCCTGGCTTTGTACTACTATCCTCTAGAAGGGTCACGTACAAAGAGCAG CACCAAGTACTTGTTCTTCGTGGCTCTGGCATTCCTAGTCCGGCCGACTGCACCCATTCTCTGGGTTCCATTGCTCTTGTATCATTTTTCCAAAGAGCAGAAGAAACTAGACTTAATACTTCTTCACTGTTTACCTGTTGG ACTTTTAGCCCTTGGAGGCTCGGTAATAATTGACTGGATGTACTTTGGTGAG tGGACAGTTGTACAGTGGAATTTTTTGAAGTTTAATGTGCTCCAGAATATCGGCTCTTTCTATGGATCTCACCCGTGGCACTGGTACATGACTCAGGGATTTCCAGTCATCATGGGCACACACTTGCCATTCTTTATACACGGCTGTATAGTGGCACCAAGAAGATATCGTGTTCTTCTAGTAGCTATAGTGTGGACAGTCCTAATATACAG CACTTTGAGCCACAAGGAATTTCGATTTATCTATCCAGTACTCCCTCTCTGCATGATCTTCTGTG GCTTTTCTTTAACAAACATTAAACGATTGAAGAAGCCAGCCATTGGATTTTTGGTTTTATCGAACCTGCTTCCTGCCCTCTACACTGGGTTGGTTCACCAGAGAGGAGCACTGGACATAATGAGCAATGTACAACAATTATGTCAGAAGCAGAATTCCTCCCTTTTAATTCTGATGCCCTGTCACTCTATCCCCCATTACAG CCATGTTCATTGCCCCATTACAATGAATTTCCTTGAGTGCCCCCCAGACTTAGGAGACCACGATACGTATGTTGATGAAGCTGATCTGTTTTATGCAAGCCCCCTTGCCTGGCTCAATGCAGAATTTTATGATCACAAACGATTACCAACACACTTAGTTATGTTTAGTGTTCTAGAAAAG GACATAAATCCATTTCTGATAACACACAATTATGTGAGGACAGCATCTGTATTCCACACTCATCTACCAGAAGGTCGGATTGGAAGCCACATTTACTTGTACGAACGGCAACTACAATAA
- the PIGB gene encoding GPI mannosyltransferase 3 isoform X1 → MEVMRSRALPSLRRPDTAGTVPLRKRKSKLYSREGEEAAAGAGLLGENVYFVLFTVTFRIVNCTLVQSSFVPDEYWQSLEVAHNMTFSYGYLTWEWSEGLRGFTYPLLFAILYKMLYWTGKDDVFLLIWLPRLIQAVFSSIADIKLYSLVKRMENSNVAKWVYFSQLCSWFTWYCSSRTLTNTMEAVLGTLALYYYPLEGSRTKSSTKYLFFVALAFLVRPTAPILWVPLLLYHFSKEQKKLDLILLHCLPVGLLALGGSVIIDWMYFGEWTVVQWNFLKFNVLQNIGSFYGSHPWHWYMTQGFPVIMGTHLPFFIHGCIVAPRRYRVLLVAIVWTVLIYSTLSHKEFRFIYPVLPLCMIFCGFSLTNIKRLKKPAIGFLVLSNLLPALYTGLVHQRGALDIMSNVQQLCQKQNSSLLILMPCHSIPHYSHVHCPITMNFLECPPDLGDHDTYVDEADLFYASPLAWLNAEFYDHKRLPTHLVMFSVLEKDINPFLITHNYVRTASVFHTHLPEGRIGSHIYLYERQLQ, encoded by the exons ATGGAGGTGATGAGGAGCCGGGCACTGCCCTCCCTCAGGAGACCGGACACAGCGGGCACCGTGCCCCTCAGGAAGAGGAAGTCCAAGCTGTACAGCAGAGAGGGCGAGGAGGCGGCTGCGGGAGCGG GACTCCTTGGAGAAAATGTCTACTTTGTCCTGTTCACAGTCACATTCCGGATTGTTAACTGCACTTTGGTACAGAGCAGCTTTGTCCCGGATGAATACTGGCAGTCCCTGGAAGTGGCACATAATATGACATTCAG TTATGGCTACCTAACTTGGGAATGGAGTGAAGGCTTGAGAGGGTTCACATACCCCCTGCTGTTTGCTATCctatataaaatgttatattgGACTGGTAAGGATGATGTCTTCTTACTG atttggcTGCCTAGACTGATACAGGCTGTATTTTCCAGCATCGCAGATATTAAACTATACAGTTTAGTAAAGCGCATGGAAAACTCAAATGTGGCAAAATGGGTG TACTTCAGTCAGCTGTGCTCCTGGTTTACATGGTACTGCTCCTCCAGAACCCTTACAAACACCATGGAAGCAGTACTTGGCACCCTGGCTTTGTACTACTATCCTCTAGAAGGGTCACGTACAAAGAGCAG CACCAAGTACTTGTTCTTCGTGGCTCTGGCATTCCTAGTCCGGCCGACTGCACCCATTCTCTGGGTTCCATTGCTCTTGTATCATTTTTCCAAAGAGCAGAAGAAACTAGACTTAATACTTCTTCACTGTTTACCTGTTGG ACTTTTAGCCCTTGGAGGCTCGGTAATAATTGACTGGATGTACTTTGGTGAG tGGACAGTTGTACAGTGGAATTTTTTGAAGTTTAATGTGCTCCAGAATATCGGCTCTTTCTATGGATCTCACCCGTGGCACTGGTACATGACTCAGGGATTTCCAGTCATCATGGGCACACACTTGCCATTCTTTATACACGGCTGTATAGTGGCACCAAGAAGATATCGTGTTCTTCTAGTAGCTATAGTGTGGACAGTCCTAATATACAG CACTTTGAGCCACAAGGAATTTCGATTTATCTATCCAGTACTCCCTCTCTGCATGATCTTCTGTG GCTTTTCTTTAACAAACATTAAACGATTGAAGAAGCCAGCCATTGGATTTTTGGTTTTATCGAACCTGCTTCCTGCCCTCTACACTGGGTTGGTTCACCAGAGAGGAGCACTGGACATAATGAGCAATGTACAACAATTATGTCAGAAGCAGAATTCCTCCCTTTTAATTCTGATGCCCTGTCACTCTATCCCCCATTACAG CCATGTTCATTGCCCCATTACAATGAATTTCCTTGAGTGCCCCCCAGACTTAGGAGACCACGATACGTATGTTGATGAAGCTGATCTGTTTTATGCAAGCCCCCTTGCCTGGCTCAATGCAGAATTTTATGATCACAAACGATTACCAACACACTTAGTTATGTTTAGTGTTCTAGAAAAG GACATAAATCCATTTCTGATAACACACAATTATGTGAGGACAGCATCTGTATTCCACACTCATCTACCAGAAGGTCGGATTGGAAGCCACATTTACTTGTACGAACGGCAACTACAATAA
- the PIGBOS1 gene encoding protein PIGBOS1, which produces MMRRLPFGQVFLAVLLGFASGVYIYKPLIQEYMFERRALESDIASTETGKKENE; this is translated from the coding sequence ATGATGCGCAGGCTTCCTTTTGGCCAGGTCTTTCTGGCTGTGTTATTGGGATTTGCTAGCGGTGTATACATCTATAAACCCCTTATTCAGGAATACATGTTTGAGAGGAGAGCGTTGGAGTCTGACATTGCTTCCACAGAAACTGGAAAGAAAGAAAATGAATAA